In one Solanum lycopersicum chromosome 11, SLM_r2.1 genomic region, the following are encoded:
- the LOC544256 gene encoding TAGL12 transcription factor isoform 1 (isoform 1 is encoded by transcript variant 1) — MARGKVQMKRIENPVHRQVTFCKRRAGLLKKAKELSVLCDAEIGLFIFSAHGKLYELATKGSMQGLIERYIKSTKGVEVAEEAKDTQPLDPKEEINMLKNEIDVLQKGLSYMYGGGAGTMTLDELHSLEKYLEIWMYHIRSAKMDIMFQEIQLLKNKEGILEAANKYLQDKIDEQYTVTNMTQNLTDFQCPLTVQNEIFQF, encoded by the exons atggCTCGTGGTAAGGTTCAAATGAAGAGGATAGAGAATCCAGTTCATCGACAAGTCACTTTCTGCAAACGTCGAGCAGGCCTTCTTAAGAAGGCCAAAGAGCTCTCCGTTTTGTGCGATGCTGAAATtggtcttttcattttctccgCTCACGGAAAGCTCTATGAACTTGCTACTAAAGG AAGCATGCAAGGGCTGATTGAGAGGTACATCAAGTCAACCAAGGGAGTTGAGGTGGCTGAGGAAGCCAAAGATACACAACCTCTG gACCCAAAAGAGGAGATCAACATGCTGAAGAATGAGATTGACGTACTCCAGAAAGGCTTAAg CTACATGTATGGGGGAGGCGCAGGAACAATGACACTAGATGAACTTCATTCACTTGAAAAGTACCTTGAAATTTGGATGTATCATATTCGTTCAGCAAAg ATGGATATCATGTTTCAAGAGATCCAACTGTTGAAGAATAAG gAAGGGATACTGGAAGCTGCAAACAAATATTTACAGGATAAG ATAGATGAGCAATACACTGTGACTAACATGACCCAGAATTTGACTGACTTTCAAT
- the LOC544256 gene encoding TAGL12 transcription factor isoform 2 (isoform 2 is encoded by transcript variant 2) translates to MARGKVQMKRIENPVHRQVTFCKRRAGLLKKAKELSVLCDAEIGLFIFSAHGKLYELATKGMQGLIERYIKSTKGVEVAEEAKDTQPLDPKEEINMLKNEIDVLQKGLSYMYGGGAGTMTLDELHSLEKYLEIWMYHIRSAKMDIMFQEIQLLKNKEGILEAANKYLQDKIDEQYTVTNMTQNLTDFQCPLTVQNEIFQF, encoded by the exons atggCTCGTGGTAAGGTTCAAATGAAGAGGATAGAGAATCCAGTTCATCGACAAGTCACTTTCTGCAAACGTCGAGCAGGCCTTCTTAAGAAGGCCAAAGAGCTCTCCGTTTTGTGCGATGCTGAAATtggtcttttcattttctccgCTCACGGAAAGCTCTATGAACTTGCTACTAAAGG CATGCAAGGGCTGATTGAGAGGTACATCAAGTCAACCAAGGGAGTTGAGGTGGCTGAGGAAGCCAAAGATACACAACCTCTG gACCCAAAAGAGGAGATCAACATGCTGAAGAATGAGATTGACGTACTCCAGAAAGGCTTAAg CTACATGTATGGGGGAGGCGCAGGAACAATGACACTAGATGAACTTCATTCACTTGAAAAGTACCTTGAAATTTGGATGTATCATATTCGTTCAGCAAAg ATGGATATCATGTTTCAAGAGATCCAACTGTTGAAGAATAAG gAAGGGATACTGGAAGCTGCAAACAAATATTTACAGGATAAG ATAGATGAGCAATACACTGTGACTAACATGACCCAGAATTTGACTGACTTTCAAT